Below is a genomic region from Prolixibacteraceae bacterium.
ACTATTGGATCTCCATTGTAATATCTATTACAAAGAGAACCTCCATGCTAAATGTTATATCAACCAAGATGAGGCCATTATCGGCTCCATGAACCTTTATGAATTTTCGGAAGTGAATAATATCGAGATGGGCATCAAACTATCAAGAAAAAACGACAAGAAAGCCTATTTAGAATGTCTAGGAGAGGTGGAGACGCTGACCAAACAATCCAAAGTGATTAAACAGATCACATCTCAGGAGGAGAAAAAGCAAGAAAAACCCATAACCAAAGAAGGAAAGAAGAGATACTATCGCGACCTGCATAAACAGTGGCTGCCCAAACTTCAAGCACTCGTCCCAGATATCAAACTATCTCTAATCGAAGACCGTATCGTTTCATCCGATCATTACGATGCCAGATATTGGATTACCAATGAGTACGGTTTGATCACCCTTCACCTAAATACCCAAAAAGATGCAGAAGAACTCTATCCTTTCGTCAAGGAAAATCAAGTAAAACTAGACAAAGCCTTAAAAGGATACCGTTGCTACTGAAACCCTCCATTTAACAAGATATGTCTATACACAGGCAGAGACACCGAATTTGAATTTCTGGATGATGAACTAAACTATTATCACAAAGGAGCACAAAAAATAGTTACATTTTTCGACCAACTAAAATAATGCTGCCTTTACCAAGACAGCATATAAACAGCCATACCTCATACAGACGCGATGCTCGCGCCTCTTCTCTACTATCATCCAATATGATCAGATTTTCAGTGCATGTTGCAGCATAATAAAAATCTGTGTTCATCAGTGTGCCATCCTTGCGCCACAACCCTTCGTGTCTTTGCGGCTTCGCGGTTCAATTCCCCTTACACCACAACCAGAAATCCGTCTAATCCGTGGCTATGATATTTTCTTTAATTTATGAGGGGCCAGGCCTTCAGCCTTTGGTTGTAGTTATCGCCGTATTACCCAAGGCTCCAACCTGTATGATGCGCTACTGCGCAACATATGGTTTTCACCATTGGGCTATGTTATATTTCCCCTTCAGGGAATGTTGAAACATCATCAAAAGATCCGTGGAAATCAGTCTAATCTGTTTCATCTGTGTACCACCCCCTTCGCTCCAACCCTTCGTGTCTTTGCGGCTTCGCAGTTCAATTCCTCTTACACCACAACCAAAAATCCGTCCAATCCGCGGCGATGATATTTTCTTTAATTTATGAGGGGCCAGGCCTTCAGCCTTTGGTTGTCGTTATCACCGTATTACCCAAGGCTCCAACCTGTATGATGCGCTACTGCGCATCATATGGTTTTCACCGTTGGGCTATTTTATATTTCCCCTTCAGGGAATGTTGCACCATTATCAAAAGAACCGTGGAAATCGGTCTAATCTGTTTCATCTGTGTACCACCCCCTTCGCTCCAACCCTTCGTGTCTTTGCGGCTTCGCGGTTCAATTCCCCTTACACCACAACCAAAAATCCGTGGAAATCCGTTAAATCCGTGGCTATAATATTTTCTTTAATTTATGAGGGGCCAGGCCTTCAGCCTTTGGTTGTAGTTATCACCGTATTACCCAAGGCTCCAACCTGTATGATGCGCTACTGCGCAACATATGGTTTTCACCATTGGGCTAGGTTCGTTTTCCCTTTCAGGGAATGTTGCAGCATTATCAAAAGAATCCGTGGAAATCCGTCCCATCCGTGCGCATCAACTCTTCGTGTCTTTGCGGCTTCGCGGTTCCCTTACACCTCTACGTAGTCATAAAAAAGATCCGTCACATCCGTGTCCATAAATTGGCACAGACTATGCAATATCAACCACAATAAAAGATCTGTTTCATCAGTCTAATCTGTTTTATCTGTGTGCGACCCCTTGCGCCACAACCAGTTATTCTATCGACTCTTATTGGCTATAAAATAGCTATGCTTCTTGCCCTTCAACTCAAAGGTGATCCGTTGGGTTTTGGGGATACGTGATTTACCTTGATAGATGTTCCGCACCTTATAGTTCTTAATATATTTGCGGTTTTTACGCACCAACCCCTCAATCTCGGCAAAGGTTCCTTTGTTGACCCTTTCGAATTGCGGAACAATATTGATGCCTTCGCTGATGCCTCCCAATGAGTTGGCAATCATATGCCCTCCTTGATAACGTTTGGCTCGGCTCTTACCGACAGCTTTCACTACTGCTTCCCGTTGCATCTTAGCACTTCGAGGCACAATATCGGCTTTGGCAAATGCGGGTAGTGAGGATTCAATAGGGCGTGCCATCGCATCGGTGACATACTTACCACCATTGGCCATATAGGTGGTATTGGGAAGTAGATTCTCTAGGTTTAACAGCGAGTTGAGCGACGACTTATTGGCACCCTT
It encodes:
- a CDS encoding phospholipase D family protein, whose protein sequence is MAEFYTTRGLSFQLEELIKRGTKFVILVTPYLKFSETLYDRLQLLKEDNVELTIIYGKTELTRKQKTLLLDLHCNIYYKENLHAKCYINQDEAIIGSMNLYEFSEVNNIEMGIKLSRKNDKKAYLECLGEVETLTKQSKVIKQITSQEEKKQEKPITKEGKKRYYRDLHKQWLPKLQALVPDIKLSLIEDRIVSSDHYDARYWITNEYGLITLHLNTQKDAEELYPFVKENQVKLDKALKGYRCY
- a CDS encoding DNA/RNA non-specific endonuclease encodes the protein MAKIFKLLTLLLLCCCCKSTIKESSQYVSKREVKAVGKTTRKKVTKKVLKVGVKTFDDLVASGKYVIKGGTKRFKILTPDGKELARVVRTRKQTVVKALWVSKGANKSSLNSLLNLENLLPNTTYMANGGKYVTDAMARPIESSLPAFAKADIVPRSAKMQREAVVKAVGKSRAKRYQGGHMIANSLGGISEGINIVPQFERVNKGTFAEIEGLVRKNRKYIKNYKVRNIYQGKSRIPKTQRITFELKGKKHSYFIANKSR